A single region of the Alteriqipengyuania flavescens genome encodes:
- a CDS encoding phage virion morphogenesis protein, whose protein sequence is MSGMNLTIDRSLADQLRRAREEARDLTWAMDRISEEMLAQTRRRFDAEVAPSGVPWRKSKRAAEAGGKTLQDKGFLRRSLDRRSGATYAEVGVRPNGPQETYAAIHQFGGTIRPKTKKALAFGGRVVASVTMPARPYLGFDREDREDIEAILTAHLQRAFVEGAAA, encoded by the coding sequence ATGAGCGGGATGAACCTCACCATCGATCGCAGCCTGGCGGACCAGCTGCGCCGCGCGCGCGAGGAGGCACGCGACCTCACCTGGGCGATGGACCGGATTTCGGAAGAAATGCTGGCACAGACGCGCCGCCGGTTCGACGCCGAGGTCGCCCCGAGCGGGGTGCCGTGGAGAAAGAGCAAGCGTGCGGCAGAAGCCGGCGGCAAGACGCTGCAGGACAAGGGCTTTTTGCGCCGCAGCCTCGACCGGCGATCGGGTGCGACTTACGCGGAGGTGGGCGTGCGGCCGAACGGGCCGCAGGAAACCTACGCCGCGATCCACCAGTTCGGCGGCACGATCCGGCCCAAGACGAAGAAGGCGCTGGCCTTCGGCGGCCGAGTGGTTGCCAGCGTCACGATGCCCGCGCGCCCCTATCTCGGGTTCGACCGGGAAGACCGCGAGGATATCGAGGCGATCCTGACCGCCCACTTGCAGCGCGCCTTTGTCGAAGGAGCGGCAGCGTGA
- a CDS encoding phage tail terminator protein, whose product MIASQPIADRLREAGCEHVSGLFEFAQLKSPPRALPAHFVIPENERAQGSQRVGAYDQKLTFAFSVVIVMKPAGRAGHAAVDEQLHDEIARVKDALFGWQHPEAASGCFLAGGRLLDIDASALSWAVEFTTHYRERKV is encoded by the coding sequence ATGATCGCCAGCCAGCCCATCGCCGATCGGCTGCGCGAGGCGGGGTGCGAGCACGTGAGCGGCCTGTTCGAGTTCGCGCAGCTGAAGTCGCCGCCGCGCGCGCTGCCGGCGCATTTCGTGATCCCCGAGAACGAGCGGGCGCAGGGCAGCCAGCGGGTCGGTGCCTACGACCAGAAGCTGACCTTCGCCTTTTCCGTCGTGATCGTGATGAAGCCCGCCGGCCGCGCCGGCCACGCGGCAGTCGACGAGCAGCTGCACGACGAAATCGCCCGCGTGAAGGACGCGCTGTTCGGATGGCAGCACCCGGAAGCGGCGAGCGGCTGCTTCCTGGCGGGCGGACGCCTGCTCGACATCGATGCCAGCGCGCTGAGCTGGGCGGTCGAGTTCACCACCCACTACCGAGAAAGGAAGGTCTGA
- a CDS encoding major capsid protein, whose amino-acid sequence MTSFAESMTLAQTRVVDPILTEHARGYSNPELVGHALFPVVNMPARGAKRIEFNREALRRVLTIRAPGTNIGRYTATYKGLPVNLTQDALQAVTPIEYLEDAQAVPGIDLQQESVDVVLAVIALSLEIQQAELARNPAAYADENKLALAGADKWSDDASNPADQVESAKEAIRKRTGRRPNTLLLSADARAAAKNHAKVRDHFKYTNSAAVSNAMLAEYFDVPTVVTGDAIYDLDDGTTVDVWGEDAVLAYVAPEGQRNMRLPSYGYTYRLRGHPFVEPVVWDNDIRSWKNNVIDEQSPEIVGSDAGFLFRGVV is encoded by the coding sequence ATGACCAGTTTCGCCGAAAGCATGACCCTAGCGCAGACGCGCGTGGTCGATCCCATCCTCACCGAACACGCCCGCGGCTACAGCAATCCGGAGCTGGTCGGTCACGCCCTGTTCCCGGTTGTCAACATGCCCGCCCGCGGAGCCAAGCGGATCGAGTTCAATCGCGAGGCGTTGCGCCGCGTGCTGACGATCCGCGCGCCGGGCACCAACATCGGCCGCTACACCGCGACCTACAAGGGGCTGCCGGTCAACCTCACGCAAGACGCGCTGCAGGCGGTCACCCCGATCGAGTACCTGGAAGATGCCCAGGCGGTCCCGGGGATCGACCTGCAGCAGGAAAGCGTCGACGTGGTCCTGGCGGTGATCGCCCTGAGCCTGGAGATCCAGCAGGCCGAGCTCGCCCGCAATCCCGCCGCCTACGCCGACGAGAACAAGCTGGCGCTGGCCGGCGCCGACAAGTGGTCGGACGACGCCAGCAACCCGGCCGACCAGGTCGAGAGCGCGAAGGAGGCGATCCGCAAGCGCACCGGCCGCCGCCCGAACACGCTGCTGCTTTCGGCCGATGCGCGCGCAGCGGCCAAGAACCACGCCAAGGTGCGCGATCACTTCAAGTACACGAACAGCGCCGCGGTCTCGAACGCGATGCTGGCGGAGTATTTCGACGTGCCGACGGTGGTGACCGGCGACGCGATCTACGACCTCGACGACGGCACCACGGTGGACGTCTGGGGCGAAGACGCGGTGCTGGCCTACGTCGCGCCCGAAGGCCAGCGCAACATGCGCCTGCCGAGCTACGGCTACACCTACCGCCTGCGCGGCCACCCGTTCGTGGAGCCGGTGGTGTGGGACAACGACATCCGCAGCTGGAAGAACAACGTCATCGACGAGCAATCGCCGGAGATCGTGGGCAGCGACGCCGGCTTCCTGTTCCGCGGCGTCGTCTGA
- a CDS encoding DUF1320 domain-containing protein, translating to MKLIVLVKTPAEALVHRIALGGAAVSFEAAIVEERGLVADTAPIAVDVTLEAGDLAIRLSGGRDGELYRVSVIAGLADGSEREFPIELSVIEGAWSMPDGGAAMLSVAEFVGRIGRDEALHLADLGDGRIDRALVVGALVDAQAQVEAHLSARHRLPFAVVPTLVVAIVTDLARAALYQDELPANVAERRRIALKNLDALRKGELSLGADPGVDKPTGQGGVRINPGTRAYPDGLKDYGWR from the coding sequence GTGAAGCTGATCGTCCTGGTCAAGACGCCGGCAGAGGCGCTGGTCCACCGGATCGCGCTGGGCGGCGCGGCCGTCTCGTTCGAGGCGGCGATCGTCGAGGAGCGCGGTCTGGTCGCCGACACCGCGCCGATCGCGGTGGACGTGACGCTGGAGGCGGGCGATCTCGCCATCCGGCTGTCGGGTGGGCGCGACGGCGAGCTTTACCGCGTTTCGGTGATCGCCGGGCTTGCCGACGGCAGCGAGCGCGAGTTCCCCATCGAGCTCTCGGTGATCGAAGGCGCCTGGTCGATGCCCGACGGCGGCGCTGCGATGCTGAGCGTGGCCGAGTTCGTCGGCCGGATCGGGCGGGACGAGGCGCTGCACCTGGCCGACCTGGGCGACGGGCGGATCGACCGCGCGCTGGTGGTCGGCGCGCTGGTCGATGCGCAGGCGCAGGTCGAGGCGCATTTGTCTGCCCGGCACCGGCTGCCTTTCGCCGTGGTGCCTACGCTGGTGGTGGCGATCGTGACCGACCTCGCCCGCGCGGCGCTTTATCAGGACGAGCTGCCCGCCAACGTGGCGGAGCGGCGGCGGATCGCGCTGAAGAACCTCGACGCGCTGCGCAAGGGCGAGCTGAGCCTGGGTGCGGACCCCGGCGTGGACAAACCGACCGGCCAGGGCGGGGTGCGGATCAACCCCGGCACTCGCGCCTACCCCGACGGGCTGAAGGATTACGGCTGGCGATGA
- a CDS encoding DUF2190 family protein, with translation MRFPRTPLLSLTLTASAAVIAHRFVAIGGSHAGAAADALGVADYAAEPDEAFAVTVHGTQTVEAGGAFNAGDKLEVGADGKAVALAAGEPVAKAMEDSAGDGSLVTVLLTP, from the coding sequence ATGCGCTTTCCCCGAACTCCGCTCCTCTCGCTGACGCTGACGGCGTCGGCGGCAGTGATCGCCCACCGTTTCGTCGCCATCGGCGGCAGCCACGCCGGTGCAGCGGCCGATGCCCTGGGCGTCGCCGACTACGCCGCCGAGCCGGACGAGGCCTTCGCCGTCACCGTCCACGGCACCCAGACCGTAGAGGCCGGCGGCGCCTTCAACGCGGGCGACAAGCTGGAAGTCGGCGCGGACGGCAAGGCCGTCGCGCTCGCTGCCGGAGAGCCGGTCGCCAAGGCGATGGAGGACAGCGCGGGCGACGGTTCGCTCGTCACCGTCCTCCTCACGCCCTGA
- a CDS encoding phage tail tube protein, producing MVDTTRVIAAKTEATYGTDAAPTLAANAILTRNYSSTPLEVDQVQRNLDTRKFGASRQKPSNARYRSAYEVELAGSGAAGTAPKWMTLLAAAGMKAANVTAGQKAEQVFAQVGDPSSSLTEYAWTGDQLRKSVGQRGTFSLDFTAGALPFAGLQFTGLVPAAAPRSQAAPGAADFTGWIEPVEVNNENSLFTLDGFGAVTRSLRIEAGRNVALRSLVGARYIKGGNHQATARVVIEAPGVAAKDYLAALATGDLVAWSFVHGKTAGNIVEASGTKAQITSIGETEEDDVLMFDIGLLLTVDGGADDLVLTAK from the coding sequence ATGGTTGACACGACCCGCGTGATCGCAGCGAAGACCGAGGCGACTTACGGCACCGACGCCGCGCCGACACTGGCCGCCAACGCGATCCTGACCCGCAATTATTCTTCCACCCCGCTCGAGGTCGACCAGGTCCAGCGTAATCTCGACACCCGCAAGTTCGGGGCGAGCCGCCAGAAGCCGTCGAACGCGCGCTATCGTTCTGCCTACGAGGTCGAGCTTGCCGGCAGCGGCGCGGCGGGCACCGCGCCAAAGTGGATGACCCTGCTGGCAGCTGCAGGGATGAAGGCGGCCAACGTAACCGCCGGGCAGAAGGCCGAGCAGGTCTTCGCCCAGGTCGGAGACCCGTCCTCCAGCCTTACAGAATACGCCTGGACCGGCGACCAGCTGCGCAAGTCGGTGGGCCAGCGCGGCACCTTCAGCCTCGATTTCACGGCCGGCGCTCTGCCCTTCGCCGGGCTGCAGTTTACCGGTCTGGTGCCGGCGGCTGCCCCGCGCAGCCAGGCAGCGCCGGGCGCGGCGGATTTTACCGGCTGGATCGAGCCGGTCGAGGTCAACAACGAGAACAGCCTGTTCACGCTCGACGGTTTCGGCGCGGTCACCCGCTCTCTGCGCATCGAGGCGGGCCGCAACGTCGCGCTGCGCAGTCTGGTCGGCGCGCGCTACATCAAGGGCGGCAACCACCAGGCGACCGCGCGAGTGGTGATCGAAGCGCCCGGTGTGGCGGCGAAGGATTATCTCGCCGCGCTCGCCACCGGCGACCTCGTCGCCTGGAGCTTCGTCCACGGGAAGACGGCCGGGAACATCGTCGAGGCGAGCGGCACCAAGGCGCAGATCACCTCGATCGGCGAGACCGAGGAGGACGACGTGCTGATGTTCGACATCGGCCTGTTGCTGACCGTCGACGGCGGAGCGGACGACCTCGTCCTCACCGCGAAGTAA
- a CDS encoding DUF1799 domain-containing protein, translating to MSRCGARRQGCPRGKLRALARRWASGRTGGRDTSDDAATRNAILPDWLAKKRGEDAPIEVPLADADPANLFFALDTQWHRHAMTGQRTGIDYAAIRPTAELLGIEPTPELLADLRRMEMAALAQFGAKAGSARR from the coding sequence ATATCGCGATGCGGTGCGCGGCGGCAAGGATGCCCGCGCGGGAAACTGAGGGCGCTCGCCCGGCGCTGGGCCTCGGGCCGGACGGGCGGGCGCGACACCAGCGACGACGCCGCGACGCGAAACGCGATCCTGCCCGACTGGCTGGCGAAGAAGCGCGGCGAGGACGCGCCGATCGAAGTGCCGCTCGCCGACGCGGATCCGGCCAACCTGTTCTTCGCGCTCGACACGCAGTGGCACCGCCACGCGATGACGGGGCAGCGCACCGGCATCGATTACGCTGCGATCCGGCCGACCGCCGAGTTGCTGGGGATCGAGCCGACACCCGAGCTGCTCGCCGATCTGCGGCGGATGGAAATGGCCGCGCTAGCACAATTCGGCGCGAAGGCAGGGAGCGCTAGGCGATGA